One window from the genome of Dysgonomonadaceae bacterium PH5-43 encodes:
- a CDS encoding NADH-quinone oxidoreductase subunit H (product_source=KO:K00337; cog=COG1005; ko=KO:K00337; pfam=PF00146; transmembrane_helix_parts=Outside_1_26,TMhelix_27_49,Inside_50_96,TMhelix_97_119,Outside_120_128,TMhelix_129_151,Inside_152_167,TMhelix_168_190,Outside_191_199,TMhelix_200_222,Inside_223_254,TMhelix_255_277,Outside_278_296,TMhelix_297_319,Inside_320_331,TMhelix_332_354,Outside_355_355) codes for MFHFEVVTNWIDEFLRTYLSEGWALFIEFVLIGVAILAVYAVLALILIYVERKVCAFFQCRIGPNRVGPFGLIQSVADMIKILIKELIRIDRADPRLFRLAAFLVIIASICTFGAIPFDKGLQAVDFNIGVFYLLAVSSLGVVGILLAGWSSNNKYTMIGAMRSGAQLISYELSCGLALMTMVMLSGTMQLSEIVEQQSYAWNIFRGGIPALIAFVVYLIAGHAETNRGPFDLPEAESELTAGYHTEYSGIQFGFFYLAEYLNMFIIAAIASTLFLGGWMPLHIPGWESFNQIMDYIPPVLWFFGKTFFCVFLALWVRWTMPRLRIDQLLNLEWKILMPICLVNIVLMALWIIYV; via the coding sequence ATGTTTCATTTTGAAGTTGTTACTAATTGGATTGACGAGTTTCTTCGCACTTATTTAAGTGAGGGGTGGGCTTTGTTTATAGAGTTTGTACTTATAGGTGTTGCTATACTTGCAGTGTATGCAGTGCTGGCTCTAATACTTATTTATGTAGAAAGAAAGGTTTGTGCTTTCTTTCAATGTCGTATAGGTCCTAACCGTGTAGGTCCTTTTGGTCTTATTCAGTCGGTTGCCGATATGATAAAGATTCTTATAAAGGAATTGATAAGAATAGATAGAGCCGACCCTCGATTGTTTCGACTTGCGGCTTTCTTGGTTATAATAGCTTCTATATGTACTTTCGGAGCTATACCTTTCGATAAAGGATTGCAAGCGGTAGACTTTAACATAGGTGTGTTTTATTTATTGGCAGTTTCATCTTTGGGAGTAGTTGGAATACTTCTTGCAGGTTGGTCGTCGAATAATAAATATACTATGATTGGTGCTATGCGTTCGGGAGCTCAACTTATATCGTACGAATTATCGTGTGGCTTAGCGTTAATGACTATGGTTATGCTTTCGGGAACTATGCAATTATCCGAAATAGTAGAACAACAGTCTTACGCTTGGAATATTTTCAGAGGAGGTATTCCTGCTCTTATAGCTTTCGTGGTTTATCTTATAGCTGGTCATGCCGAAACTAATCGTGGTCCGTTCGACTTGCCTGAAGCTGAATCGGAACTTACAGCAGGTTATCATACCGAATATTCGGGTATTCAGTTTGGGTTCTTTTACTTGGCAGAATACTTAAATATGTTTATAATTGCAGCCATCGCTTCTACATTATTTTTAGGAGGTTGGATGCCATTGCATATTCCTGGTTGGGAATCTTTTAATCAGATAATGGATTATATACCACCTGTGTTGTGGTTCTTCGGTAAAACATTCTTTTGTGTATTTTTGGCTTTATGGGTTAGATGGACTATGCCTCGCCTTAGAATTGATCAATTACTAAATTTAGAATGGAAAATATTGATGCCTATCTGTTTGGTAAATATAGTATTAATGGCCTTGTGGATAATTTACGTATAA
- a CDS encoding NADH-quinone oxidoreductase subunit B (product_source=KO:K00331; cath_funfam=3.40.50.700; cog=COG0377; ko=KO:K00331; pfam=PF01058; superfamily=56770; tigrfam=TIGR01957), translating to MEVKDIYIRDMKYEDFKENEYLEEYVKELRANGVNIAIAKVNDLINWGRSNSVWPLTFATSCCGIEFMCLGAARYDFARFGWEVTRNSPRQADVIFCCGTIVHKMAPVLKRLYEQMAEPKYVMAFGSCAIGGGPFKSSYHTVMGIDKVIPVDVYVPGCPPRPDAMIYGMMQLARKIKMQDFFKLPAQPDMAKYKEKETDLEKLGNESN from the coding sequence ATGGAAGTAAAAGATATTTATATCAGAGATATGAAATACGAGGATTTCAAAGAAAATGAATACCTCGAAGAGTATGTAAAAGAATTAAGAGCCAATGGCGTGAATATTGCCATAGCTAAAGTTAATGACTTAATTAACTGGGGACGCTCTAATTCGGTATGGCCTTTAACGTTTGCTACAAGTTGTTGTGGTATTGAGTTTATGTGTCTTGGTGCTGCTCGGTACGATTTCGCTCGCTTTGGTTGGGAAGTTACTCGTAATAGTCCACGTCAGGCTGATGTGATATTCTGTTGTGGTACTATAGTTCATAAAATGGCTCCCGTGCTTAAGCGTTTATACGAACAAATGGCAGAACCAAAATATGTGATGGCTTTCGGAAGCTGCGCTATTGGTGGTGGTCCGTTCAAAAGCTCGTATCATACGGTTATGGGTATAGACAAGGTAATACCAGTAGACGTATATGTACCAGGTTGTCCGCCTCGTCCTGATGCAATGATATATGGTATGATGCAGTTGGCTCGTAAAATAAAAATGCAAGACTTTTTTAAGTTGCCAGCACAACCGGATATGGCTAAATATAAAGAAAAAGAAACTGATTTAGAGAAACTTGGTAATGAAAGTAATTGA
- a CDS encoding NADH:ubiquinone oxidoreductase subunit K (product_source=COG0713; cog=COG0713; pfam=PF00420; superfamily=161111; transmembrane_helix_parts=Outside_1_3,TMhelix_4_21,Inside_22_25,TMhelix_26_48,Outside_49_57,TMhelix_58_80,Inside_81_99), translating to MEYYLVISILMFFIGIYGFITRKNMIAILISLELVLNAVEINFAVFNRYLYPEQMEGMFFTLFGIAITAAETAVALAIIINAYRCIGNIDIDNLNKMKE from the coding sequence ATGGAATATTATCTTGTAATAAGTATATTGATGTTCTTTATAGGTATATATGGATTTATTACCCGTAAGAATATGATTGCTATTCTGATATCATTAGAGTTAGTTTTGAATGCTGTGGAAATAAACTTTGCAGTATTTAATCGTTACCTATATCCTGAACAGATGGAAGGAATGTTTTTTACATTGTTTGGTATTGCTATTACGGCAGCCGAAACAGCAGTTGCATTAGCTATTATCATTAATGCTTACCGTTGTATAGGGAATATAGATATTGATAATCTGAATAAAATGAAGGAATGA
- a CDS encoding NADH-quinone oxidoreductase subunit C/D (product_source=KO:K13378; cog=COG0649,COG0852; ko=KO:K13378; pfam=PF00329,PF00346; superfamily=143243,56762), whose translation MKVIDELLAQLPFATVEQIGKEYKVSIPKEKLYETASFLKNNQRYSFDFLMDIIGMDYGDNLGVIYTLSSTQFPDTVLMLKAEIEDRDKPEIETITDLWNCADLYEREVHGFYGIVFLNNPDMRHLFLRQDWVGYPFRKDYNADPSLNPIPCTDENLEQMEDLPSVEMVNGEKKEDHHKMFEEEEYVVNFGPQHPATHGVLHLRVSLDGETIKKIDPNLGYIHRGIEKMSEAYTYPQILHLTERLDYLSGSISRHGTCLAVEKGLQLEVPERAHYIRTIIDELTRIASHLLGWGCMAMDMGSITAFVYGMRDREKIMDIFEETCGGRLMTNYATIGGVMKDIHPNFQKKVKEFIPYMRKMLKEHHLLFTGNPIARGRMEGVGYLSKEQAISLGATGPTGRASGWSNDVRKIETYAAYSHADFQEVLRTDGLTFDRYIIRLDEIEESLNIIEQLIDNIPGGAYAAKTKAIIKLPEGEYFQRVEGARGEFDVYINSRGDKYPYRIKFRSPSLTLVNTLKYIAVGNKVADLVMLGGSLDYVVPCIDR comes from the coding sequence ATGAAAGTAATTGATGAATTATTAGCACAACTTCCATTTGCCACAGTTGAGCAAATCGGAAAAGAATATAAGGTTTCTATTCCAAAAGAGAAATTGTATGAAACCGCATCTTTCTTGAAAAACAACCAACGCTATTCCTTCGACTTCCTTATGGACATTATAGGAATGGATTATGGTGATAATCTTGGAGTAATATATACTCTTTCTTCTACTCAGTTTCCCGATACTGTATTAATGCTGAAAGCAGAAATAGAAGACAGAGATAAACCCGAAATAGAAACTATTACTGATTTGTGGAATTGTGCCGACCTTTACGAAAGGGAAGTGCATGGTTTTTATGGTATAGTATTCTTGAATAATCCCGATATGAGACATTTGTTCTTGCGTCAAGATTGGGTAGGGTATCCGTTCAGAAAAGATTATAACGCCGACCCTTCGCTTAATCCTATTCCTTGTACAGACGAAAATCTGGAACAAATGGAAGATTTACCTTCGGTAGAAATGGTAAATGGAGAAAAGAAAGAAGACCATCACAAAATGTTTGAAGAAGAAGAGTATGTTGTGAATTTTGGTCCTCAACACCCTGCTACTCACGGAGTACTGCATTTGCGAGTGTCTTTAGATGGCGAGACTATTAAAAAGATAGACCCCAATTTGGGATATATACACAGAGGAATAGAAAAGATGAGCGAAGCTTATACTTATCCTCAAATACTTCATCTTACCGAACGATTAGATTACCTGTCGGGCAGTATAAGCCGACACGGAACTTGCTTGGCTGTAGAAAAAGGCTTACAGTTGGAGGTTCCTGAGAGAGCTCACTATATAAGAACTATTATTGACGAACTTACTCGTATAGCTTCTCACTTATTGGGTTGGGGTTGTATGGCTATGGATATGGGTTCTATCACTGCTTTCGTTTACGGAATGCGTGATAGAGAAAAGATAATGGATATATTTGAGGAAACTTGTGGAGGTCGCTTGATGACTAACTATGCTACTATAGGTGGAGTTATGAAAGATATTCACCCCAACTTCCAGAAGAAAGTAAAAGAATTTATACCTTATATGCGAAAGATGCTAAAAGAACACCATTTGTTGTTTACTGGTAATCCTATTGCCAGAGGACGTATGGAGGGTGTTGGTTATCTTAGCAAAGAACAGGCTATATCGCTTGGAGCAACTGGTCCTACTGGGCGAGCTTCGGGTTGGAGCAATGATGTTAGGAAGATAGAAACTTATGCAGCATATTCTCACGCCGACTTTCAAGAAGTGTTGAGAACTGACGGATTAACTTTCGACCGTTATATTATTCGCTTAGATGAAATAGAAGAATCGTTGAATATTATAGAACAACTAATTGACAATATACCAGGGGGTGCTTATGCTGCTAAAACAAAAGCTATCATAAAACTTCCGGAAGGCGAATACTTCCAAAGAGTGGAAGGGGCAAGAGGAGAGTTCGATGTATATATCAATAGTAGAGGAGATAAATATCCTTATCGCATAAAATTCCGTTCTCCGAGTCTTACGTTAGTTAATACTCTTAAGTATATAGCGGTTGGTAATAAAGTTGCCGACTTGGTGATGTTGGGAGGTTCTTTGGACTATGTAGTGCCTTGTATTGATAGATAA
- a CDS encoding NADH-quinone oxidoreductase subunit I (product_source=KO:K00338; cath_funfam=3.30.70.20; cog=COG1143; ko=KO:K00338; pfam=PF12838; smart=SM00261; superfamily=54862) has translation MNHIKSILIGIWRMMQGMYISMLNFIRPKVTEQYPENRGKVFPHERMRGQLVMPHNENNEHKCTACGICQMNCPNGTIQVISKKELDEETGKEKKILDRYIYDLGSCTYCSLCVESCPQDAIEWTNEFEHATFTRPKLYNKLNKEGSTLMKKEKKN, from the coding sequence ATGAATCATATTAAAAGTATATTAATAGGTATATGGCGAATGATGCAAGGGATGTATATCTCTATGCTGAATTTTATTCGTCCTAAGGTAACAGAACAATACCCTGAGAATAGAGGAAAAGTATTTCCTCACGAACGTATGCGAGGACAATTAGTTATGCCTCATAATGAGAATAACGAACATAAATGTACGGCTTGTGGTATTTGTCAGATGAATTGTCCTAACGGAACTATCCAAGTTATTTCAAAAAAAGAACTTGATGAAGAAACAGGTAAAGAAAAGAAAATTTTAGATAGGTACATATATGATTTAGGTAGCTGTACTTATTGTTCTTTATGTGTTGAAAGTTGTCCTCAAGATGCTATCGAGTGGACAAATGAGTTTGAACATGCAACGTTTACACGCCCCAAATTATACAATAAGTTGAATAAAGAAGGCTCTACGTTAATGAAAAAAGAGAAAAAAAATTAG
- a CDS encoding NADH-quinone oxidoreductase subunit J (product_source=KO:K00339; cog=COG0839; ko=KO:K00339; pfam=PF00499; superfamily=81665; transmembrane_helix_parts=Outside_1_3,TMhelix_4_26,Inside_27_32,TMhelix_33_55,Outside_56_58,TMhelix_59_81,Inside_82_93,TMhelix_94_113,Outside_114_147,TMhelix_148_170,Inside_171_173) — MDPIVNLILFICLGVALLGLSVMAVTAKSLLRSATYLLLVLICTAGLYLFLNYHFLAAVQISVYAGGVLVLFIFAIFLTSNKGDLLKKHNAKKYIMGALAALGGVAVAAFALVKHKFVYGDNTTIEGDQEINMKVIGEALIGTEKYQYILPFEVLSLLLLACIIGGILIARKR, encoded by the coding sequence ATGGATCCGATAGTAAATTTAATCTTATTTATATGCCTTGGAGTAGCTCTTTTAGGTCTCTCTGTTATGGCGGTTACTGCTAAAAGTTTGTTGCGATCGGCAACTTATCTTTTATTAGTATTGATTTGTACGGCAGGTTTGTATCTGTTTTTGAACTATCATTTCTTGGCAGCAGTGCAAATATCGGTATATGCTGGAGGTGTGTTGGTGCTGTTTATCTTTGCCATATTCTTAACTTCAAACAAGGGAGACTTATTGAAAAAACATAATGCTAAAAAGTATATAATGGGAGCTTTAGCTGCCTTAGGTGGTGTAGCTGTAGCTGCTTTTGCATTGGTAAAACATAAGTTTGTTTATGGAGATAATACAACTATAGAAGGCGACCAAGAAATAAATATGAAAGTTATAGGAGAGGCATTGATTGGTACTGAAAAATATCAGTATATATTGCCTTTCGAAGTATTGAGTTTGTTGTTGCTCGCTTGTATTATTGGAGGAATATTAATAGCAAGAAAAAGATAG